From Lewinellaceae bacterium:
TCAGGGGCTGATTGCAGACGCCGCTGATATAACTCAGTTTTTCTTTCATAAGATCAGGTTTTATTTGGCAGAGCCCTTAATGTTTTCTCAATGAACGCAGCCATTTTTCCCAATACCGCCTCCTCCGCCTGCCGGTGGGGAACGTGGCCGGCATGTTCTACCCAAAAAGGTTCCGCGCCGGGGCCGATGCCTTCTGCGATGCATCTCACCTGCTCTTCCGAGCCGTACTGGTCCTCGCTGCCCTGCATGATCAGGCTGGGGCAGGTGATCCTGGGCAACAGGCTTTCCATGCTCCAATCCCGGAAACCTTCGTCCAGCCAGGTGTTGGCCCAGGCATCGAAAAGATCCTCGGTTTTTTCTCCGTGATAGGGTAGGAGTTTGGAAATTAGCCGGCCTTTACGGGATACGGCTTTCCGGATTCCTTCCAGGGTTATGGCTTCGACAAAGGCATGAGCTGCTTCTGTGATTATTGCGGCAGGTTGGTGGTAAGCGGCATAAATAAGGGCGATCGTGC
This genomic window contains:
- a CDS encoding alpha/beta hydrolase, with product MKEDELFNGHLVVVENRLRVQRVEVVQEEFSPTLIFLHDALGSIAQWKDFPRKLALRCGLNAVVYDRSGHGGSGPLLQTRNKEYLHREALEILPELLQQLRIQRPILIGHSDGGTIALIYAAYHQPAAIITEAAHAFVEAITLEGIRKAVSRKGRLISKLLPYHGEKTEDLFDAWANTWLDEGFRDWSMESLLPRITCPSLIMQGSEDQYGSEEQVRCIAEGIGPGAEPFWVEHAGHVPHRQAEEAVLGKMAAFIEKTLRALPNKT